Proteins encoded by one window of Rouxiella chamberiensis:
- a CDS encoding MFS transporter encodes MTSSLSAASGVNRQGKAINIFRVASGNFLEMYDFMVFGYYANAIAHTFFPDSNPFASLMLTLMTFGAGFLMRPLGAMVLGAYIDHHGRRKGLLITLCLMAFGTLTIACVPGYHSIGVAAPVLILLGRLLQGFSAGVELGGVSVYLSEIAPEGRKGFYVSWQSASQQVAVVFAALLGVLLNHLLGNAIMNEWGWRIPFAIGCLIVPFLFWIRRMMEETDAFQQRKHHPSMSEIAKSVATHWQIVLVGMLMVVTTTVSFYLITAFTPTFGKNVLQLSQQQSFIVTLCVGVSNLFWLPIMGAFSDKVGRRPLLLTFSALMLFTSYPALHWLVGAPSFARLLEVELWLSFMYASYNSAMVVALTEIMPPEVRATGFSMAYSLATAIFGGFTPAISSYLIHVTGNKAMPGVWLSIAAVCGLFALVVLPWITRQRAYRQSMMKSHGESA; translated from the coding sequence ATGACATCATCACTTAGCGCCGCCTCGGGCGTGAACAGACAGGGCAAGGCCATCAATATCTTCCGCGTCGCCAGCGGTAATTTCCTCGAAATGTATGACTTCATGGTGTTTGGCTATTACGCCAACGCTATCGCGCACACCTTCTTTCCCGACTCCAACCCGTTTGCCTCTTTGATGCTGACCCTGATGACCTTCGGTGCCGGTTTCCTGATGCGCCCGCTGGGTGCGATGGTATTGGGCGCCTACATCGACCATCATGGCCGCCGGAAAGGCTTGCTGATAACACTTTGTCTAATGGCGTTTGGCACGTTGACCATCGCCTGCGTGCCGGGTTATCACAGCATTGGCGTAGCGGCTCCGGTGCTGATTTTGCTTGGTCGCCTGTTGCAGGGCTTCTCGGCGGGGGTCGAGTTGGGGGGCGTATCTGTCTATCTTTCCGAAATTGCCCCCGAAGGCCGCAAGGGATTTTACGTGAGCTGGCAATCCGCCAGTCAGCAGGTCGCGGTCGTGTTTGCGGCGCTGCTCGGCGTGCTGCTCAACCATTTGCTCGGCAACGCCATCATGAATGAATGGGGCTGGCGTATTCCGTTTGCCATCGGCTGTCTGATTGTGCCGTTCCTGTTCTGGATCCGCCGCATGATGGAAGAGACGGACGCCTTTCAGCAGCGCAAGCACCATCCATCGATGAGCGAAATTGCGAAGTCGGTCGCCACTCACTGGCAAATCGTGCTGGTCGGTATGTTGATGGTGGTCACCACAACCGTCTCTTTTTACCTGATTACCGCCTTTACCCCGACCTTTGGTAAAAACGTGCTGCAACTCAGTCAGCAGCAGAGCTTTATCGTCACGCTGTGCGTCGGCGTCTCCAATCTGTTCTGGTTGCCCATCATGGGCGCGTTTTCCGACAAGGTAGGACGTCGTCCGCTGTTGCTGACATTCAGTGCGCTGATGCTGTTCACCTCCTATCCGGCGCTGCACTGGCTGGTGGGTGCGCCGAGCTTTGCGCGCCTGCTCGAAGTGGAATTGTGGCTCTCCTTCATGTACGCCAGCTACAATTCGGCGATGGTTGTGGCTCTGACCGAAATCATGCCGCCGGAGGTCAGGGCAACCGGCTTTTCGATGGCCTACAGTCTCGCCACCGCCATTTTCGGCGGCTTTACCCCGGCGATTTCAAGCTACCTCATTCACGTGACGGGCAACAAGGCGATGCCGGGCGTCTGGCTGTCGATAGCCGCTGTCTGCGGGCTTTTCGCCCTCGTGGTCTTGCCGTGGATAACGCGCCAGCGCGCCTATCGGCAGAGTATGATGAAATCCCACGGAGAGTCGGCGTAA
- a CDS encoding YfaZ family outer membrane protein: MKKTLVACSAAALLMTTVSAHAIGVNAQIGQHYTNLGVGFGTTTPGLALSGNWAHSDNDGDVAGVGLGYNIALGPVMATVGGKALYTHPKDGDEGYAIPVGGGLQLPLGRYVSLYGEGYYAPDSLSSGVNNYKEANGGVRFTPISLVTVDVGYRYQALEGKDGHRDNIIADGAYIGGAVNF, encoded by the coding sequence ATGAAAAAGACTTTAGTTGCATGCTCGGCTGCCGCACTGCTGATGACCACCGTTTCTGCGCACGCGATTGGCGTCAACGCGCAAATCGGCCAACACTATACCAACCTGGGCGTCGGTTTCGGTACCACGACGCCGGGCCTGGCACTGAGCGGAAACTGGGCGCACAGCGATAACGACGGCGACGTTGCCGGTGTCGGTCTGGGCTACAACATCGCGCTCGGACCGGTCATGGCGACCGTCGGCGGAAAAGCGCTGTACACCCATCCAAAAGACGGCGACGAAGGTTACGCCATTCCGGTCGGCGGCGGTCTGCAACTGCCACTGGGCCGCTATGTGAGCCTGTACGGAGAGGGTTATTACGCGCCGGATTCACTCTCAAGCGGCGTCAACAACTATAAAGAAGCCAACGGCGGTGTGCGCTTTACGCCAATCAGTCTGGTGACAGTCGATGTGGGTTATCGCTATCAGGCGCTGGAAGGCAAGGATGGACACCGTGACAACATTATCGCCGACGGTGCCTACATTGGCGGCGCGGTGAATTTCTAA
- a CDS encoding nicotinamide mononucleotide deamidase-related protein YfaY encodes MLRVEMLSTGEEVLHGQIVDSNAAWLAKYLFDQGLPMTSRETVGDSFEELVSVMLERSHIADVLIVNGGLGPTSDDLSAQAAAKASGVELVEDAGWIKTMESFFASRGRPMADSNRKQAQIPANAEILDNPVGTACGFTLKLNRCQLFFTPGVPSEFKVMVEQQIVPRLHRAHPALEAPLCLRLTTFGRGESDLASELDGQPLPEGVALGYRSSSPIIELKLTGPRAQETAMREIWERVREVAGESTIFEGFGSLPARLAERLLEQNLRLAISESFTGGLLNWRLQNAEVPLVGGDLLPACGTEDETLCALLARAQLLAERTGAQLALAVGAVIENRISLALHTPAGTSGMTIEYTAGRHGLELRQETLAMVAMDMLRRYLNAWPVVADYPWMNVVEKV; translated from the coding sequence ATGCTTAGGGTTGAGATGCTTAGCACGGGCGAAGAAGTGCTGCATGGCCAAATTGTCGATTCAAACGCCGCGTGGCTGGCGAAGTACCTGTTTGATCAGGGATTGCCGATGACCAGCCGTGAAACGGTTGGCGACAGCTTCGAGGAGCTGGTGTCGGTCATGCTCGAGCGCAGCCATATCGCCGATGTGCTTATCGTCAACGGCGGCCTTGGGCCGACCAGCGACGATCTCAGTGCGCAGGCGGCGGCGAAGGCCAGCGGCGTCGAGCTTGTCGAAGATGCAGGCTGGATCAAGACGATGGAGTCGTTTTTTGCCTCGCGCGGCAGGCCCATGGCCGATTCCAACCGCAAACAGGCCCAAATTCCCGCCAATGCGGAGATTCTCGACAATCCGGTCGGCACGGCCTGCGGCTTTACCCTCAAACTCAACCGCTGCCAGCTGTTCTTCACGCCGGGTGTACCGTCTGAATTTAAGGTCATGGTCGAACAGCAGATTGTGCCGCGTCTGCACCGCGCGCATCCCGCGCTTGAGGCACCGCTATGTCTGCGTCTGACCACCTTTGGTCGGGGTGAAAGTGATCTGGCCAGCGAACTCGACGGGCAACCGTTGCCGGAAGGTGTGGCGCTGGGCTATCGCTCGTCTTCCCCAATTATCGAGCTGAAACTGACCGGTCCGCGCGCGCAGGAGACCGCAATGCGCGAAATCTGGGAGCGCGTCCGTGAGGTCGCCGGTGAAAGCACGATTTTCGAAGGCTTCGGCAGTTTACCCGCACGGCTTGCCGAACGTCTGCTGGAACAGAATCTTCGTCTGGCCATTAGCGAAAGCTTCACGGGCGGACTGCTAAACTGGCGCTTGCAGAATGCCGAGGTGCCGCTGGTGGGCGGTGATCTTCTGCCTGCCTGCGGAACGGAAGACGAAACGCTTTGCGCATTACTGGCGCGGGCCCAGCTTCTGGCCGAACGCACCGGCGCCCAGTTGGCGCTGGCCGTGGGCGCAGTTATCGAAAATCGAATCAGTCTGGCCTTGCACACGCCAGCGGGCACCAGCGGTATGACGATTGAATACACCGCCGGGCGTCACGGGCTTGAACTGCGCCAGGAAACTCTGGCGATGGTCGCAATGGATATGCTGCGCCGCTACCTCAATGCGTGGCCGGTGGTGGCGGATTATCCGTGGATGAACGTGGTAGAAAAAGTGTAA
- a CDS encoding LysE family translocator → MPLNLFAAFWGVSILFVITPGADWAYAISAGLRGRRVIPAVAGMLGGHLIATLLVAAGIGTLIAGAPGVLSALTLAGAGYLLWLGIGMLRHPSLPRAEEGEDVGSRKKWALKGLCISGLNPKVFLLFLALLPQFTDTHASWPLPLQMSALGLVHVFSCGVVYLLVGYGASAVLKTRPRAAQRVSRISGGLMIAIAAILLVEQFI, encoded by the coding sequence ATGCCGTTGAATCTGTTTGCCGCATTTTGGGGCGTTTCCATCCTGTTTGTCATTACCCCCGGCGCGGATTGGGCCTATGCCATCTCGGCGGGTTTGCGCGGTCGCAGAGTGATTCCGGCCGTCGCGGGCATGCTCGGCGGCCATTTGATTGCCACCCTTCTCGTCGCTGCGGGAATCGGCACCCTGATTGCCGGTGCGCCGGGCGTGCTTTCGGCGCTCACCCTGGCCGGCGCGGGCTACCTGCTCTGGCTTGGTATAGGGATGCTGCGCCACCCTTCTCTGCCCCGGGCCGAAGAAGGCGAAGATGTCGGCTCGCGAAAAAAGTGGGCGCTCAAGGGACTTTGCATCAGTGGACTCAACCCGAAAGTCTTTCTTCTCTTTCTCGCCCTGCTGCCGCAATTTACCGACACGCATGCGAGCTGGCCGCTTCCGCTCCAAATGTCCGCGTTGGGTCTTGTCCACGTCTTCAGTTGCGGCGTGGTGTATCTGCTGGTGGGATATGGCGCAAGCGCGGTACTCAAGACACGCCCGCGCGCGGCGCAGCGAGTCAGCCGTATTTCAGGCGGTTTGATGATAGCGATTGCGGCAATCTTGCTGGTGGAACAGTTCATCTAG
- a CDS encoding Lrp/AsnC family transcriptional regulator, whose translation MDRTDRKILAELQIDGRLSLTELAERVGLSLSPCQRRVKALEQEGIISGYRAHLDPVRLGLNFSAIVFVTLREGDRQAVSVFEEAVKGIPQIIQAQRLFGNPDYLLNIITRDLPAFQRLYDEQLSGLAGVQRLTSTLVMKTVVQDSPLPLDASN comes from the coding sequence ATGGACAGAACTGACCGCAAGATCCTTGCCGAGCTGCAAATCGACGGCCGACTTTCACTGACCGAGCTTGCCGAGCGGGTAGGGCTAAGTCTGTCGCCCTGTCAGCGACGGGTCAAGGCGTTGGAGCAGGAAGGCATCATCAGTGGATATCGCGCCCACCTTGACCCCGTCCGTCTCGGATTAAACTTTTCGGCTATCGTTTTCGTGACCCTGCGCGAGGGCGACAGGCAGGCGGTCAGCGTATTTGAAGAGGCAGTGAAGGGGATCCCACAGATAATTCAGGCGCAACGGCTGTTTGGTAATCCGGATTATCTCCTGAATATCATCACGCGGGATTTACCCGCCTTTCAACGGCTGTACGATGAACAGCTCTCGGGCCTCGCGGGTGTGCAGCGCCTTACCTCAACGCTGGTCATGAAAACCGTGGTTCAGGATTCGCCGCTGCCCCTCGACGCATCGAATTAA
- the yfaE gene encoding class I ribonucleotide reductase maintenance protein YfaE produces the protein MGSSTITLHDHGKTLVCKGEPANLLQVFEQHQLVVEYQCREGYCGSCRMRLVKGNVTYSQKPLAFINEGDILPCCCLPVDDIELAL, from the coding sequence ATGGGTAGCTCAACCATCACGCTGCACGATCACGGCAAAACGCTCGTCTGCAAAGGCGAGCCAGCCAATCTTCTGCAGGTTTTCGAACAACACCAGCTGGTGGTCGAATACCAATGCCGTGAAGGCTACTGCGGATCGTGCCGCATGCGATTGGTCAAGGGCAACGTGACCTACAGTCAAAAGCCGCTGGCGTTTATCAACGAGGGCGATATCCTCCCGTGTTGTTGCCTGCCGGTGGACGATATCGAACTGGCGCTCTGA
- the nrdB gene encoding class Ia ribonucleoside-diphosphate reductase subunit beta, producing MAYTTFSQNKNDQLLEPMFFGQSVNVARFDQQKYEIFEKLIEKQLSFFWRPEEIDVARDRIDFQSLPEHEKHIFLSNLKYQTLLDSIQGRSPNVALLPLISIPELETWVETWAFSETIHSRSYTHIIRNIVNDPGLVFDDIVTNEEILKRAKDISGYYDSLIEMTSYYHLLGEGTHLVNGNTVVVNLHELKKKLYICLMSVNALEAVRFYVSFACSFAFAERELMEGNAKIIKMIARDEALHLTGTQHALNLLRSGADDPEMAEIAKECEKECYDLFVLAAEQEKDWAEYLFRDGSMIGLNKDILCQYIEYITNIRMQAVGLTAPFKTRTNPIPWINAWLVSDNVQVAPQEVEVSSYLVGQIDSEMNADDLSDFEF from the coding sequence ATGGCTTATACCACTTTTTCTCAAAATAAAAACGATCAGCTGCTGGAGCCGATGTTCTTCGGCCAATCCGTCAACGTGGCGCGCTTCGACCAGCAGAAATACGAAATCTTTGAAAAGCTGATTGAAAAGCAGCTGTCTTTCTTCTGGCGTCCGGAAGAGATTGACGTTGCGCGCGACCGTATCGATTTCCAGAGTCTGCCCGAGCACGAAAAACACATCTTCCTCAGCAATCTGAAATACCAGACTTTGCTGGATTCGATTCAGGGTCGTAGCCCGAACGTCGCGCTGCTGCCTCTTATCTCGATTCCCGAGCTGGAAACCTGGGTCGAAACCTGGGCGTTTTCGGAAACCATTCACTCGCGCTCGTACACGCATATTATCCGTAATATCGTCAACGATCCGGGTCTGGTGTTCGACGACATCGTGACCAACGAAGAGATCCTGAAGCGCGCGAAAGACATCTCAGGCTACTACGATTCACTGATTGAAATGACCAGCTACTATCACCTGCTGGGCGAAGGCACGCATCTGGTCAACGGCAACACCGTGGTCGTGAATCTGCACGAGCTGAAAAAGAAACTCTACATCTGCCTGATGAGCGTCAACGCGCTGGAAGCGGTACGTTTCTACGTCAGCTTCGCCTGTTCGTTTGCCTTTGCCGAGCGCGAGCTGATGGAAGGCAATGCCAAAATCATCAAGATGATCGCCCGCGACGAAGCGCTGCACCTGACCGGTACGCAACATGCACTGAACCTGCTGCGCAGCGGTGCCGATGATCCGGAAATGGCCGAGATAGCCAAAGAGTGCGAGAAAGAGTGTTATGACCTGTTCGTGCTGGCCGCCGAGCAGGAAAAAGACTGGGCAGAATACCTGTTCCGCGACGGTTCCATGATTGGTCTGAACAAAGACATTCTTTGCCAGTACATTGAATACATTACCAACATCCGTATGCAGGCCGTCGGGTTAACCGCACCGTTCAAGACCCGCACCAACCCGATCCCGTGGATCAACGCCTGGTTAGTCTCTGATAACGTTCAGGTTGCGCCACAGGAAGTTGAAGTCAGCTCTTATCTGGTAGGTCAGATCGATTCAGAAATGAACGCCGACGACCTGAGCGATTTCGAGTTCTAG
- the nrdA gene encoding class 1a ribonucleoside-diphosphate reductase subunit alpha, whose product MNQSLLVTKRDGRKERIDLDKIHRVIDWAAEGLQNVSVSQVELRSHIQFYDGIKTADIHETIIKAAADLISKDAPDYQYLAARLAIFHLRKKAYGQFEPPALIDQVTKMVEMGKYDKHLLEDYSLDEFEQMNSYIDHWRDMNFSYAAVKQLEGKYLVQNRVSGQIYESAQFLYILVAACLFSGYPRETRLDYIKRFYDAVSTFKISLPTPIMSGVRTPTRQFSSCVLIECGDSLDSINATSSAIVKYVSQRAGIGINAGRIRALGSPIRSGEAFHTGCIPFYKHFQTAVKSCSQGGVRGGAATLFYPMWHLEVESLLVLKNNRGVEGNRVRHMDYGVQINKLMYQRLVKGGDITLFSPSDVPGLYDAFFADQDEFERLYTQYEQDDSIRKQKVKAVELFSLMMQERASTGRIYIQHVDHCNTHSPFDPAIAPVRQSNLCLEIALPTKPLNDVNDEEGEIALCTLSAFNLGAIDSLDDLEELATLAVRALDALLDYQDYPILAAKRGAMGRRTLGIGVINYAYYLAKNGVRYSDGSANNLTHRAFEAIQYYLLKASNELAIEQGACPWFKETTYSQGVLPIDTYKKDLDTLCDEPLHYDWEALRASIQEHGLRNSTLSALMPSETSSQISNATNGIEPPRGHVSIKASKDGILRQVVPEYERLKDQYELLWDMPNNDGYLHLVGLMQKFVDQAISSNTNYDPSRFANSKVPMKQLLKDLLTAYKFGVKTLYYQNTRDGADDVQEDMKAEVDDCESGACKI is encoded by the coding sequence ATGAATCAGAGTCTACTTGTTACTAAACGTGATGGCCGCAAGGAACGCATCGATCTTGATAAAATTCACCGCGTCATCGATTGGGCAGCGGAAGGCCTTCAAAACGTCTCGGTTTCTCAGGTAGAGCTGCGCTCGCACATTCAGTTTTATGACGGGATTAAAACCGCCGATATTCACGAAACCATCATCAAGGCAGCCGCCGACCTTATCTCCAAAGACGCACCGGACTACCAGTATCTGGCCGCGCGTCTGGCGATTTTCCACCTGCGCAAGAAAGCCTACGGCCAGTTCGAGCCACCGGCACTTATCGACCAGGTCACCAAAATGGTCGAGATGGGCAAATACGACAAGCATCTGCTGGAAGACTACTCGCTCGACGAGTTCGAGCAGATGAACAGCTATATCGATCACTGGCGTGACATGAACTTCTCCTACGCCGCGGTCAAGCAGCTCGAAGGCAAATATCTGGTGCAGAACCGCGTCAGCGGCCAAATCTACGAGAGCGCCCAGTTCCTGTACATTCTGGTGGCGGCCTGCCTGTTCTCCGGCTACCCGCGCGAAACCCGTCTTGATTACATCAAGCGCTTCTACGATGCCGTCTCGACCTTCAAAATCTCGCTGCCTACGCCCATCATGTCCGGCGTGCGTACCCCGACTCGCCAGTTCAGCTCCTGCGTACTTATCGAGTGCGGCGACAGCCTGGATTCCATCAACGCGACTTCCAGCGCCATCGTGAAATACGTGTCACAGCGTGCCGGTATCGGTATCAACGCAGGCCGTATTCGTGCGCTGGGTAGCCCGATTCGCAGCGGCGAAGCGTTCCACACCGGCTGTATTCCGTTCTACAAGCACTTCCAGACTGCCGTGAAATCCTGTTCTCAGGGCGGCGTGCGTGGCGGTGCCGCGACCTTGTTCTACCCAATGTGGCACCTGGAAGTCGAAAGCCTGCTGGTGCTGAAAAACAACCGTGGCGTTGAAGGCAACCGCGTTCGTCACATGGACTACGGCGTGCAGATCAACAAGCTGATGTATCAGCGTCTGGTCAAGGGCGGCGACATCACGCTGTTCAGCCCGTCCGACGTGCCTGGCCTGTACGATGCCTTCTTTGCCGATCAGGACGAGTTCGAGCGCCTGTACACCCAATACGAGCAGGACGACAGCATCCGCAAGCAGAAAGTGAAAGCGGTTGAACTGTTCTCCCTGATGATGCAGGAACGCGCCTCGACCGGCCGTATCTACATTCAGCACGTGGACCACTGCAACACCCACAGCCCGTTTGATCCAGCCATCGCGCCGGTTCGCCAGTCCAACCTGTGTCTGGAAATCGCGTTGCCGACCAAACCGTTGAACGACGTCAACGACGAAGAAGGCGAGATCGCGCTGTGTACGCTGTCTGCCTTCAACCTTGGCGCCATCGACAGCCTCGACGATCTCGAAGAGCTGGCGACGCTGGCTGTACGTGCTCTCGATGCCCTGCTCGACTATCAGGACTACCCGATTCTGGCCGCCAAACGTGGCGCAATGGGTCGTCGTACTCTTGGTATCGGCGTCATCAACTATGCTTATTATCTGGCGAAGAACGGCGTGCGTTACAGCGACGGCAGCGCCAACAACCTGACTCACCGCGCGTTCGAAGCTATCCAGTATTACCTGTTGAAAGCCTCCAACGAGCTGGCTATCGAGCAAGGTGCCTGCCCGTGGTTCAAGGAAACCACTTACTCGCAGGGCGTGCTGCCGATCGACACCTATAAAAAGGATCTCGATACCCTGTGCGACGAGCCGCTGCATTATGATTGGGAAGCGCTGCGCGCCAGCATTCAGGAACACGGTCTGCGTAACTCCACGCTCTCTGCGCTGATGCCGTCCGAAACCTCTTCGCAGATTTCGAACGCCACCAACGGTATCGAACCGCCGCGCGGTCACGTGAGCATCAAGGCATCCAAAGACGGCATCCTGCGTCAGGTGGTTCCAGAGTACGAGCGCCTGAAAGACCAGTACGAACTGCTGTGGGACATGCCGAACAACGATGGCTACCTGCATCTGGTCGGGTTGATGCAGAAGTTCGTCGACCAGGCGATTTCGTCTAACACCAACTATGATCCATCCCGCTTTGCCAACAGCAAAGTGCCGATGAAACAGCTGCTGAAAGACCTGCTAACCGCCTACAAATTCGGCGTGAAAACACTGTACTACCAGAACACCCGCGACGGCGCGGACGATGTTCAGGAAGACATGAAGGCAGAAGTTGACGACTGCGAAAGCGGCGCCTGCAAAATTTAA
- the ubiG gene encoding bifunctional 2-polyprenyl-6-hydroxyphenol methylase/3-demethylubiquinol 3-O-methyltransferase UbiG, with protein MTTTSNSKQDTTPSQHVDIQNVDHSEIAKFEAVASRWWDLEGEFKPLHRINPLRLDYILARSNGLFGKDVLDVGCGGGILSESMALAGANVTGLDMGAEPLEVARLHALESGAKLTYVQETVEAHADANPQRYDVVTCMEMLEHVPDPASVVAACARLVKPGGHVFFSTINRNNKAWLMAVFGAEYVLKMVPKGTHDIKKFIKPSELLSWIDRTPLFERHIIGLHYNPLSDHFKLGPNVDVNYMLHTQSQENAES; from the coding sequence ATGACAACCACATCGAACAGCAAACAAGACACGACCCCCTCGCAACACGTTGATATCCAGAACGTGGACCACTCCGAGATAGCCAAGTTCGAGGCCGTTGCCTCGCGCTGGTGGGATCTGGAAGGGGAATTCAAACCGCTGCACCGCATCAATCCGCTGCGCCTGGACTACATTCTCGCGCGTTCGAACGGGCTGTTCGGCAAGGATGTACTCGACGTCGGCTGTGGCGGCGGTATTCTGAGTGAAAGCATGGCCCTCGCGGGTGCCAACGTAACCGGTCTCGACATGGGCGCGGAGCCGCTGGAAGTCGCGCGTCTGCATGCACTTGAGAGCGGTGCCAAACTGACTTACGTGCAGGAAACCGTTGAAGCGCACGCCGATGCCAACCCGCAGCGCTACGATGTCGTGACCTGCATGGAGATGCTCGAGCACGTGCCGGACCCGGCCTCGGTCGTGGCGGCCTGTGCGCGTCTGGTCAAACCGGGCGGCCACGTCTTCTTCTCCACCATCAACCGCAACAACAAAGCATGGCTGATGGCGGTGTTTGGTGCCGAATACGTGTTGAAAATGGTGCCGAAAGGGACCCACGACATCAAGAAATTCATCAAGCCTTCGGAATTGCTGTCGTGGATTGACCGCACGCCGCTGTTCGAGCGCCACATCATCGGCCTGCATTACAACCCGCTTTCCGATCACTTCAAGCTGGGGCCTAATGTCGACGTTAACTATATGTTGCACACCCAGTCGCAGGAAAATGCCGAAAGCTAG